The Papaver somniferum cultivar HN1 chromosome 6, ASM357369v1, whole genome shotgun sequence genome segment tgaaacaTATTGATTAATACCTTCTGTGTTAGTAGAACCTAATAAACCATTGAAGAAATTTTCATCATTTTCGTTGAACTTAGGATTATAATTTGGTTCATGATCTCGATAATAATATTTTGAGGCTggcagtgaagcaagcatgtcgtCCAATGAATCATCCTTTTCAATTAATCTCTGAGAGGTATTCTTTTTGTAAATTCGGCATAGAACCCAATCATCCAACTGCAAACAGTAATTAGTTGCACATTAATCTGAGCTCTTAATTAGTTTATTGTAAGAAAATGAGTTTTCTAATTTTTACTGAAGCctgaaaaattaaaaactaatagTTGATTAAGTAGACTAATAGTAGCTTGACTCTTGATTAAGTAGACTAATAGTTGAGCAATAATTTAGATCGATATCGGAGACTAATTTATGTACACGTACTCGCAGTGAAGTATTCTTGTTAGCTGGATGGATACAAGGAGGCTTCATACTAGACTCGTTATTATCAGCGAGACGATATTCATGCATGATCCAACTGCTTTTGACTCCTTTAGGTGGTTTTCCTTTATAAAAAACCAGTGCCTTTTTCACCCCAACCTTTTGAGTCCCACCGGAGGTTAAGATTGGTTTATCAGTTCCAGTTGCTTTCCAGTACCCAGATGTTGCAGCTCGATTAGGTCTTGCACCATTGGGATATTTCCTGTCTCTAGGACTAAAGAAATACCATTCCTGATCACCAAACGTCGCCTTACCTATGTAAAAAATATCAAGAACAATATAAATTAGCTACATGCATGCACGTACGCATGCATTAATTAATGATCATACAGTAGAGGAAAAAGATGAGAGGGTGCATAGTATATATACCAGGAAGCTCCCATGGATCAAACTTGTAAAGATCAACTTCGGCAATAATATTAACTGGCAGTGGAGATGACGAAGCTTTCTTTTTTAGGTAATCAACAACGAGCTCTTCGTCTGTTGGATGGAATCGAAAACCAGGAGGGAGATGTGGTTGTTGTGAGCTGGAAGAAGAATCTGTAGTGGTCTCCATGAGCATAAAAATTAAGGGTTTTTCAATTGGAtatctgttttctttcttactAGGGTTTTTGCTTAGAATCGATTGAGAGAAGAAGAGAGTTTTTAGAAGAAAATGGAAATGAGAAATGGTTTAAGAAATTTGTTCTTATAAACATTCCACTCAGAGGTG includes the following:
- the LOC113287648 gene encoding NAC transcription factor 25, with the translated sequence MLMETTTDSSSSSQQPHLPPGFRFHPTDEELVVDYLKKKASSSPLPVNIIAEVDLYKFDPWELPGKATFGDQEWYFFSPRDRKYPNGARPNRAATSGYWKATGTDKPILTSGGTQKVGVKKALVFYKGKPPKGVKSSWIMHEYRLADNNESSMKPPCIHPANKNTSLRLDDWVLCRIYKKNTSQRLIEKDDSLDDMLASLPASKYYYRDHEPNYNPKFNENDENFFNGLLGSTNTEGINQYVSTSSSASTSSSFKPIFSGTLPSSTTGSTQTLKRTLPSPYWPDTTGVTMHQSAKKFHTNNNMDGNYNSDNSGNYNDTNENVNNGSNDNTMAALLNQLPQVSPVNHQVLLGSLGDGFFRQPYHNSNMNWNP